In one Gadus morhua chromosome 7, gadMor3.0, whole genome shotgun sequence genomic region, the following are encoded:
- the LOC115546915 gene encoding LOW QUALITY PROTEIN: serine/threonine-protein kinase TAO1-B-like (The sequence of the model RefSeq protein was modified relative to this genomic sequence to represent the inferred CDS: deleted 1 base in 1 codon) — MPSSLRAGSLKDPDVAELFFRDDPEKLFSDLREIGHGSFGAVYFARDVRTNEVVAIKKMSYNGKQSNEKWQDIIKEVKFLMGIRHPNSIEYKGCFLREHTAWLVMEYCLGSASDLLEVHKKPLQEIEIAAITHGALQGLAYLHSHNMIHRDVKAGNILLTEPGQVKLADFGSASIASPANSFVGTPYWMAPEVILAMDEGQYDGKVDVWSLGITCIELAERKPPLFNMNAMSALYHIAQNENPTLQSSDWSDLFRNFVDSCLQKIPQDRPHSDDMLGHAFLQRERPGSVLMDLVLRTKEAVRELDNLQYRKMKKLLFHEAPNGPAPAETPHGDPEELEAGGGRGGSVGSSQSIPSMSISSQSSSVTSLPPEELLEGENTVMSSNSVIHVKPEEEGGLVLEEAVPSGPSEAPPPEAPPPGPKKHRNREHFATIRTASLVTREMQEHQQDSGLREQMSGYKRMRRQHQKQLLVLENKLRAELEDQRGRLDKELEAQRSAFSQDTDKLLKKHQAAMDKDLKTFTNDEKKFQQHIQLQQKKELSSFLESQKREYKLRKEQLKEELQENQSTPKKEKQEWLSKQKENIQHFQAEEEANLLRRQRQYQELECRRFKRRILIAKHSVEKDLAREELNKVQMHRDLDHALLLRQHEAMQELEVRQLGAVQLARAELFGLQHQTELTNQLEYNKRRERELRRKHVLEVRQHPKNLKSREQQIRRQFQDSCAVQSRQSKALRARLLEAAPRSEHKALQKRLKEEQTRKLAVLAEQYDHSINDMLSTQALRLDEAQEGEGQVLRSQLQQELELLNAYQSKIKMQTDGQQNKERADLEQRLSLRRALLEQKIEEEMLSLQNERLERIGSLLERQAREGEAFDSESMRLGFSNMVLTGTAPDPQGWGGGAPGGGVHWAGPGGGAGHRHQGASSSQQPWGHPVLSGGPPPWSLHRPGGGGRRGSGGGAGGLRSSPQPPRRTSAGGRSQQGMSRSASITSQISTGSHLSYT; from the exons ATGCCGTCGTCCCTGCGGGCGGGCAGCCTGAAGGACCCCGACGTGGCCGAGCTCTTCTTCAGGGACGACCCGGAGAAGCTCTTCTCCGACCTCCGCGAGATCGGACACGGCAGCTTCGGCGCCGTCTACTTT GCCAGAGATGTGCGGACCAATGAGGTCGTGGCCATCAAGAAGATGTCCTACAATGGAAAGCAGTCCAACGAG AAGTGGCAGGACATCATAAAGGAAGTGAAGTTCCTGATGGGGATCCGCCACCCCAACAGCATCGAGTACAAAGGCTGCTTCCTGAGAGAGCACACGGCCTGG CTGGTGATGGAGTATTGTCTGGGCTCGGCCTCAGATCTCCTGGAAG TTCATAAGAAACCCTTACAGGAAATAGAGATCGCTGCCATTACCCATGGTGCTTTGCAGGGGTTGGCCTACCTCCATTCACACAACATGATCCATAG ggatgTGAAGGCTGGTAACATTCTGCTCACGGAGCCCGGTCAGGTTAAACTGGCAGACTTTGGCTCCGCCTCCATAGCGTCTCCCGCCAACTCCTTTGTTGGAACGCCGTACTG GATGGCCCCTGAGGTGATCCTGGCGATGGACGAGGGGCAGTACGATGGGAAGGTGGACGTCTGGTCGCTGGGGATCACCTGCATCGAGCTGG CCGAGAGGAAGCCTCCGCTGTTCAACATGAATGCAATGAGTGCCTTGTACCACATCGCGCAGAACGAGAACCCCACCCTGCAGTCCAGCGActg GTCGGATTTATTTAGAAACTTTGTTGATTCTTGCCTTCAGAAAATTCCCCAGGATCGGCCACACTCTGACGACATGCTGGGt CATGCCTTCCTGCAGCGGGAGCGCCCTGGCTCGGTCCTCATGGACCTGGTCCTCAGGACCAAGGAGGCGGTGCGCGAGCTGGACAACCTGCAATACCGCAagatgaagaagctgctgtTCCACGAGGCGCCCAACGGGCCCGCCCCCGCAGAGACCCCCCACGGGGACCCCGag gagctggaggcgggggggggccgggggggcagcGTGGGCAGCAGTCAGTCCATTCCCAGCATGTCCATCAGCTCCCAGAGCAGCTCCGTCACCAGCCTCCCCccggaggagctgctggaggggGAGAACACCGTCATGTCCAGCAACTCCGTCATCCACGTGAAGCCG gaggaggaggggggtctgGTGTTGGAGGAGGCGGTCCCCAGCGGCCCCTcagaggccccccccccggaggccccccccccgggccccaaGAAGCACCGCAACCGGGAGCACTTCGCCACCATCAGAACCGCCTCTCTG gtgacCCGGGAGATGCAGGAGCACCAGCAGGACTCGGGGCTGCGGGAGCAGATGTCGGGGTACAAGCGCATGCGGCGGCAGCACCAGAAGCAGCTGCTGGTGCTGGAAAACAAGCTGCGGGCGGAGCTGGAGGACCAGCGCGGCCGATTGGACAAGGAGCTGGAGGCCCAGAGGAGCGCCTTCAGCCAGGACACGGACAAGCTGCTCAAGAAGCACCAGGCCGCCATGGACAAGGAC CTGAAAACGTTCACCAACGATGAGAAGAAGTTCCAGCAGCACATCCAGCTGCAGCAAAAGAAGGAGCTCAGCAGCTTCCTGGAGTCCCAGAAACGGGAGTATAAGCTGCGCAAGGAGCAGCTCAAAGAG GAGCTTCAGGAGAACCAGTCGACTCCTaagaaggagaagcaggagTGGCTTTCCAAGCAGAAGGAGAACATCCAGCACTTCCAG gcggAGGAAGAGGCTAACCTGCTGCGCAGACAGAGGCAGTACCAGGAGCTGGAGTGTCGGCGCTTCAAGCGAAGGATCCTGATCGCCAAGCACAGCGTGGAGAAGGACCTGGCCAGAGAG gaGCTGAACAAGGTCCAGATGCACCGGGACCTGGACCACGCGCTCCTGCTGCGGCAGCACGAGGCAATGCAGGAGCTTGAGGTGCGGCAGCTGGGCGCGGTCCAGCTGGCGCGGGCGGAGCTGTTCGGCCTGCAGCACCAGACGGAGCTGACCAACCAGCTGGAGTACAACAAGAGGAGGGAGCGCGAGCTGCGGCGCAAGCACGTCCTCGAGGTCCGGCAGCACCCCAAGAACCTCAAG TCCAGGGAGCAGCAGATCAGGCGTCAGTTCCAGGACTCCTGCGCGGTGCAGAGCCGTCAGTCCAAGGCCCTGAGGGCCCGTCTGCTGGAGGCCGCTCCCCGCAGCGAGCACAAGGCGCTGCAGAagaggctgaaggaggagcagacccGCAAGCTGGCCGTGCTGGCGGAGCAGTACGACCACTCCATCAACGACATGCTGTCCACGCAGGCG CTCCGATTGGACGAGgcccaggagggggagggccagGTGCTGCGCtcccagctgcagcaggagctgGAGCTGCTCAACGCCTACCAGAGCAAGATCAAGATGCAGACGGACGGCCAGCAGAACAAGGAGAGGGCCGACCTGGAGCAGAGGCTGTCCCTACGACGGGCTCTGCTGGAGCAGaag ATCGAGGAGGAGATGCTGTCGCTGCAGAACGAGCGTCTGGAGCGGATCGGCTCGCTGCTGGAGCGGCAGGCCCGCGAGGGCGAGGCCTTCGACTCGGAGAGCATGAGGCTGGGCTTCAGCAACATGGTGCTGACGGGCACGGCCCCGGACCcccagggctgggggggcggggccccgggggggggcgtGCACTGGGCGGGCCCCGGAGGCGGGGCCGGACACCGCCACCAGGGCGCGTCAAGCTCCCAGCAGCCCTGGGGCCACCCCGTGCTCTCCGGGGGCCCGCCCCCCTGGAGCCTCCACCGGCCCGgaggggggggccggaggggcagcggggggggggcc ggggggctgaGGAGCAGCCCGCAGCCCCCCAGGAGGACCTCAGCCGGGGGGAGGAGCCAACAGGGCATGAGCAGGAGCGCCAGCATCACCTCCCAGATCTCCACCGGGTCCCACCTCTCCTACACCtga